GTATTTGTTCTTTagttttcataatttttaaaattaaattcatcattttttacttaaatttatGTGGCATAGTTTAATATATGTggtatttgttaatttaaaaattattgtcatGTCAgattatatttcaatatataaattaaatttataaaataaataatatttaaatattaaaattgactaaaaatctgaagaaaaaaaattctataaaataCCAAATTATAATTTGTGAAAACTAGAAACTTTAATTGTAAAAtaccaataaaaaataagaaagaccagtaaaaatcaataaaagaatattagtaaaaaaattagaaaaattataaaaaatacaaataaatattgaaaaaatcaataaaattacttacaaaataccaataaaaaaccagaaaaaaaaaagtaaaaactaaaagaaaaaatatagtaaaaaaatcagttaagatcaatagaaactaaaaaaatatcataaaaaagcAAACAATTCTagaaatatataactaaaaaattgaaaaatcagtaaaaaaaaatccaagaaaaaagagtaaaaaaccagaaaaactaataaaaaaactagaaaaaaaaaaaaaaaaaaaccagtaTACAAATTGGAAAAACAGTAAAAACCAGAAAGCAAAGcagaaaaaaaaacagaaaaatcaGGAACAAAAAAGTACAAAATGAGTAAAAATCCAGAAAACCAGAAAGAGaaagataaaagtaaaaagtagaaaaacaaaaagcagtaaaaaacactaaaaaatcagtaaaaatctagaaaaataCCAGAAAAATGTGAAAACATTTcagaaaaatacaattaaaataacGCAGAAGAACGATTACTCTGATGAATGATGAAAAACAGAAGAATCGCGAGTAGAACGATTACGAGTTGACGAAACAGATACACAACAAATAAATCGCGAAACACAGAAGAAAAATAATGAGTTGCGAGTTGACAAAACAAACGAATGGAGTAGAATGACGATAGCGGCGTATTCATCTGATAGGGTTCTTAGTTTTTCAattctttccttttttattttgatgtgagtcagttttttgtttttgaaataaaacataagttagttttttaaaacaataatacacaattttttattttgaaaactaattagatattttaattaattaataatagtttttataataatataataaattagtataacAATATTTATCTGAtgtaacaataatttttaaattaataaatttcataTCATATTAAACTATGTCACATAAGGAtaagtaaaaaatttcaaaaattgagAAAACAAAGGGACCAAAATTGCTCATTTGAAAATAGGAAgactaaaattcaaaaattgctAAAACATGGGGACTAAATCTACATTTAAGCCTTTACTTTTTTTCATTCTAAAGGGTTTGTCAAGAGTTAAATTTTGGtctcaaatgattttttaaaattgttttttcattctcttttattttatttttcatttttttatttaaataagtaatttttacacatgttaaaatattttttttttcgcgATTTTTGTAATTTCATCATCTTAGTTcgatattattttgatttctcGTCTTGATATGGTGTTATCTTAATTTTGTGTTAGTGCAATATTCATTTGGTTCAGATAGACATAGCAGTTTTCGATCCATTTTGACTACGTTAATATTACATATCAAAAGACATGGATATTTTTagtactttatttttatcatatttgtatGTTTTGTCACGAttgtagatattttttatttaatgtatcgatgtaatttttactaatttaaatgaataagtacgatttttatcaacaaaaaagtATTATAGTGATAATAATAgcaataaaaatctatttaaatttatgtaaatcGTTCTTacatatgtaaaatattttccaatagtttgactttttttaattaaataaaatatttttaaaaaaatctaactaTATTCAAAAAGTCTGGATTGGTGATAgccttaaattttattattttttataatataataaaatgaaggTTGCATAAGCAGTCTAATAGTAGATATCCTAATTGGTGGGAgtcttaaattttattattttttataatataacaatgtgagaataatttgttttatggataaatatatttttaatgtttataaaattatgatattttaaatttattatctaaTTTTTGTAATCCaattaaaatctatattttaattttttaggtactaaatatattattttttacaaaataaaaatttccacaatagaaaaaattaataactaaaaagTTGAGAATGTTTTTATAAAGACTACAAATAAAAATTGGAAATTTTACAGAGATTacaatttactttattttttttaattattaaaattttactttgtttttattattggcacaaattttaaaattagaacaaaatctttaaaatatataagacAACTTGCATATGAGATGAGCAAAATAATTGACTGACATTTACACATCCACCGCAAACacctttaaaatgaaaaaatatagaaCGTGATGTGATTATGTTACTATGTGATGAAAagagaaataaagaaaaaataaaacattaaataaatatttaaaaacaaaatccatatgtattaaattatttatttaaatgtcaaACAATCAATTAccgatattaaatataatttactaaagTAAAAGTATATTATAAAGCGCATTAACGATAGTTAActtttatttacaataataataataactaagtGCGCTTTTTCACACAGACTCTCTGTATTCATATATCAATGAATAAAATGTATGTTTGTTGGactattgaatttatttttgcaATTATAATGCTATTAAACTGAGATTTTTTGTTTGCTTTTCCCTCATCAGATATTTTAACGAGAGTGGAATATTTTTCCTTCAAAGTAATGGCTCTCATCACTTTCTTTTCCGCAAATTACTacgaaaaaaaatattgttacttattacatattttatctttattaacaaaaattcaGTAGGTAACATAAATTACTTACAAATTATTCACGCAAACGAGTTCATAGTTAAATTGCTTGTAGGAAAATATTCACCAACGGATAAGTTTGTGATACACTTACTTAAGAATTGTCCGTAGATAGTATGAGTTACCCAGTCTCCATAGGTATGTTATCCATAAATTTTCTGTGGATAAAAATATAGATACTTAACAATGGAAAGATCGCAAGCAATATTACTCACGAACAATccgtaaaaaaatatattattttctatttgatttttttaattttatccatGACATGTTCGTGGgtaaattatcatttaatagAACTTTCATagataatgaagaaaaaaaaattgattctattttgttttttttactgtttgcggtattttttttaatatatttttaaaataaattataaatatattaaaatattattgtcaAACTAAAGTGAAATTTTATGTAAatagtattttcaaaatatacattGTGACTACCACAAATCTCAAATTAAAGATAACTTATACtactataattttcaaaataatcacaatatcaccatcataaatttcaaaatacacataaagGTACTATCGtaagaatatatataaataatatctacaaatttataataattttataatcatTGTCGgcttataataattttataattgcaCTTGAGGTCATTATTCACTTTCTTGTACCATCACATGCATGCTCTTGAATACTTCAAAAGCTCTGGGGTAAAAGTTCGattaaaaaattgttctcaTCAACTTGAGACACTAGTCAAAAGGAGGAACAGTTATCAAAGAAAACATGAATACTGTTGtactaaataaatatgaaaagcATTTGGTTTAATAACCGTACACCGTGtgagtataaaaaaattagtggtTATTTTAAGTATATAATGGTTCTTATTTATAGACGGTGAATGACCCATTTTTTCAAAGCAAATAGTTTATAGTCACATTTGAATAAATTAACTTCATCATTGGGAGGGGATTCCTCCCGGCCTATATCAACCTCAtatcaaaagtatttctttaattaaaaaattgaattttgtaatgtcacatttaaatttataattttatatttataatttttattgacgatcttttaaattatttttataatcaataTTAAGACTAAAAAATTCACACATAtttcattcaaaattaataatttttttcctctaaaattattaaattataaaatttatttttcaaattttttcatagttatttttgtcaatcagaaaatttgaaaatgattttttttaattagaattttttttattaacaacataattattaaaaaattcaaaatataaattttctgattttttgtCTATAACAAAATTTGGTATACAAAAAATTTTCTCtaactattatttttgtctATCGCAAATTTTAAAAACGAAATATTTGATAGacaaaattttttttcaattatattttattatggaaatttttaaaatcaatttttttgcctattgaaacttttgaaaaccCCAAATTTAGTaggaaaatatttttctcaatttatttttggtctatcgcaaattttgaaaacaaaaaattttgTAGTAAATTTTTCTTGTCTACTGAAAAAATTTGATAGGCAGAAATTTTTCTGGACTCTTTTTtgtctatttaaaatttcaataaccaTTTTTTTGTCTTTCACAAAATTTGTaagcaaatatttttttcaatttttttttcaatttttttctacaaCAAATTTACACATACGAGAGTAGGgtgtaattatatattattcaaaAAGCCAATTTTTACCTAATAAAGTGTAATCCCCTCACGTGTATTTATTAGTATATTAAGTGTGATCCAACGTTTAAAAAATTACACATAAAGGGATCTAAATCTGAAATTTAGATCGCACCCTACTAAACTATAATAGATCCGCTAATATGTAATTTACACATACGAGAGTAATGTGTAATTTTATCCTATTcaaaaagaggagaaaaaaaacacataagAATTTTGTGTAATTTTATCCTATTcaaaaagaggagaaaaaaaacacataagaatttttttaaataattattgatcttattttacttttatgtgTAAATTACAAATGAGAGGGTTCATTCTCAAAAACAATTAATGATAGCAACCAACTTAAATTTATATCAACTTTTAATCAGTTTATCATTTCATGTGTTTCAGAcatgaaaatttataaattataaatgcaTTTTCACTCTTCATCGTAGTAAAAGTGTCAAGAAAATTTGTAATTCCTCTGTCCTTCAATAAATGAGTTATTTGAGTATTTCACacatatttagaaaaatatacaaataaaaaataaataatattattattttttatgttaaattattcttttaaatattaatgtattatcaatatcataaatttataataaaaaatattacattaaaaataatacaagtaatatcaattaaaaatataattaaaaaatatattaaaaactaaaaaaaaattattttgagatgatttttatttgtaaataagtCAATcactttaaaagaaataaagtaCATGTAAATCAcaattaatgttgtttttcatcatttcataaataaatagataaatatattatgAGTCATAATTACAAGTTTcctgttataaataaaaaaatgataatgataattttaataaattgtttttattaattgtcTATGTTTATAAAtgtaaagtaaaaatattttgcaACTACTCAACCCATTCATGAATACTAATGTATACTCTACCCATTCGTTGAATTGAATTAAACACCACTGAAGTATTGAATTCAATGCTCTGGAACATAAAGATATATCTATCTATAATAAACACTATAGAATACATTAACCTATCCACACAAAAATTATAGAATATATCGAGATTTtaataaaactttcaaaaatacatttattttatctcttaataaatatcttaattgtatttattaatattttccataaatttattataaataaaaaataaaaaaaataattttaattaattaattattggtgTAAGATAATTCAGTCGTAAACTAAAGAACactgaaaatattataaaaaataagttgagGTCAAACTTGTAAAAATTAATCTAAGAACTTCTTCTTGAACTTTAGTTCATTAGTATGAGACACAtgtattaagaaataataaattttattcagtttagtttttttttacctttatttattaattgtatcTAAATTTTCCAAAAGAACCAATTTTTTTAGACAACagtaaatatttaaagaaatattttttacaaaaggaaaaataatttattaatatttagtataaaaaaagttattagtgTGTTTCTCGCTCTTAATATATGaaagtaaatatataatattttggagcTACTCTTCGTATTCATTGAATACGAATGTATATTACTCCACCCATTCATTGAATTCAATGCTCtgcaacataaaataaaaaataaaaaaaagtctaaAACATTCATAGACATAAGACATGAAACACAAGAATAACATAAAGAAATCTACCTATAAtatagaataatattaattcAAAGTTAAGATTGGATATTGATGGACACAATCAGCCCATGGTCCCATGTGAGAGTCTCCAATTATAGGCCTAATACACTTCAAAACAACACTACAACACTTAGGTCCACTTCCCATTCCAAGTAACCAAATGTTATCACCTTTCTTCACTCTTTCCTTGGCTTCCAAGTAAGCAAGTTCATACCACAATGATGAAGAAGATTGGTTTCCAAACCTATGAAGTGTCATCAAAGCACATTCAATCTCTCTCTCACCAAGCTTCAATCCTTTTCCTACTTCCCTTATCACTCCCTTCCCTGAACATGGCAAACAAAAATGCTCTATCACACTCTTAAAATCAGGCACATAAATTTCCTCAAATTTCATAAACCTTTTCCTTATCACAGAAACACCATACCAAAATTTCTCATAAATTGGCAGCATTTCACCCCCCAAAATTGATACATTTGAACCAAGTGTTTCAGCAGCAACATGAAGTAAATCTCTTTTAAGTGTAACACCAAGTTTTCCATCTGAATCTTCTTCTCTTATAGCAGAAAAATAAGCTTTATCATCAAAAGCTCTTTGTGTTCTAAGTGTTCTAATTAACCTGTATTTTGAAGATTCACTTGcttcttttttgtttgaaaGAAGAATTGCTGCACTTCCCATCCTAAAGAGACAATTAATAAGCAACTTGGGTTTTTCATTCCCTGAATACCAACCTGTTGACAAAATTTCTGTGCTTAAAACAATAACATTAGAGTTTTTATGAACTTTAAGAAGATTATGAGCCAAATCAATAGAAATAGCACTAGCACTACACCCCATACCAGAAAGATTATAACTTTTAATGTCACTTCTAAAAGGGTATTTGTTAACAACAATAGATGTTAAAGAAGGTGAAGAACAAAAGCCACTACAGTTTAAGATAAGCATGTCTATTTCAAAAGgtgaaatttttgtttttgcaaaaagatcatTCATGATAGGAAAAAGAACCATTTGAACCTCTTTGATGGATTCagaattttgggttttgggaGGAATGTAGTGTAAAGAAGGAGGAAGACATGTTTGTTGACTTTGTCCTGAAGAATCAAGGATTTTTTCCATGAAAGATATGCTTTCACGGTCAAAACATTGAAAAAGTGAAGCATTTTCAAGAAATGTTGAGAAGGGTACTCTACAATAGTTTGGTGGTTTGAAACATGAGAAATCAACAATGTAAACGTGAGAACGTTTTGAGAGAAAGTGTTTTACAAGGAAACAGAGAAGGAGAAAACATAGTAGAAGAAAATGGAACATTAgttgtttgttttggagaaGTAAGAGAGCTTCAAAAGATGTTGCAATTGTGATGGTAAAAAGAGATAGGAAATGTGAGAGTTTTGAAAGGAGAAGGTTTGATAAGAGAGTGAAGTGTTTTGGAGTTGTTGCATGGAAGATAGAGACatggttttggttgaaaatagGTACCATTAGTTACTGTGCCAATAATAATGGTGCTGAGTTCTAAGGTCTGTAGTTACTACAGAAGCTACAAATAAATAGACTGagtaaaataaaaccaaaacctCTGACAATAAAGACTTTCTTTTATCTACACTTGtgtttcaactttttttttaaatataattaataaatatcaatattattatattaaatattttattttaaatttgattgaattttatatttagtaGTATTTGTATGTAAATTTATTATAACATTTACTATCTACACACATAAAAatgcatataaataaaaaaaaaaataaaacatcaatttaatatctttattaattattgattatattattAGATTCGAAGTAGACATCTATTACTAATtgaaaaatacaattgaaaaaatatttctccttttttaattataactactcattaaaaatttatttgtttataaaaataagctttaatacaaattacttaataaatttattattttttttcaaatttatcccTTGTTTATAGTactagtttattttaaaatataaaaaattaacattaaataaatatataaaaaataaaaaaattaataattataaattaacaacaaatcaAATATACACATTAATTACACTAATTACTTTTCTTATGTGAAACATTATTAGCATTCCTCTCAAAACCTAATATGTGtgtctcaaaaacaaaaaatccatAAACAAACATTATTTATCCTTTTTTTCTTCTCGTTTTGCACAGCACGCTGTCCAAACAAACACGCCCTTGTGTGTTATTTAATTGTTGCATGGACAGGTGAAGTTAGGTGAGAAGCAGATACTCCCTCCGTATTCCATCTTTAAttctttaatcattttatatttgtattaaaattttagttcttttaaaaagtttaaacatatttaataatatttttttatatatttaaaaactcaaaaatatatattaaataaattttatttttatttagttaataaaagattaaaaaatttaaattaaatttattatttcttaataaatatatcaaaaattaaaaagaaaaaaattaaaagatgaagaaaatagCACTTCAGGACAAGAATAATTGTTCCACATCTAAGTTGCGAAAAAGTAAAAGAAAGTGTGTTTTATGAAGAgacttgaataaattaattttgtgttaatcgtaatttttatatttaaaatttattattgaacttaattttaattaaacatatctaaatataaattatttatataattcacttttaattaaacttaattttataaaataatgttcCCCGCAAGAGAAAGAAGATCTCCcgcatttaattttttgtcttaCATGCTCcaaaaatcttaaaacaaatgttgtttaagatttttatatatatattaaaaaatataataattagaaaaaagtgataaattattttaacaaattaattatattaactattagaaaaaaatttactattatcaatataaagtacgataatattttaaacattatacatctaataataattgaagaataatataaaaaataataattatagttagataaaaattataaataatatttatattaagataactttttttagttaaaataccATGAGACGGATTTTGATTTATGGACTTACTCGAAAGAGAAAAAAGTGTGGTTGGTTGGGAAAATAAGACCACAGTTTGGTTGAGAATATACGGATATAAAGTGCTACTAATATCACTAGATTCATTAATGAATTGACTGACATTTTCCATAGCTGCAAAGTTATGGTAAATTCGAACAGATTGTTGACTGGGCTCCATCGGTTGGTTGATGGTTGAAGTTATTGCAGATTATACCAATTTGTACCCATTTTACAATACACTAGTTGTAGTACAGTCCATACACATGTGCATAACTTTGCTTGTAATTTAGATTCTCTATTCTTCATGACATTAGTGGCGGTGTGATTTTGATTGTATGGTttgaaaattacaaattttttattttttattttataattaaaatactataaatctatatattaaaaaatagaagaagtGAAGAAATAATGAACGGAAAGTAGTTTTGATGCTTCCTTTTAGTTTACGATATCCTTTGGGAGAGGAGTTTTTTAGGGGAGAGCATAActtgaatttctttttttgtttttttaaatcataactttatattaaattatagaaTTACCTCTCTAAACTTCTTCTTCCAaactatttatatatgtttttcgTTCTAACATTTTTTGCAAACCAGAGATTACTTGTATGCAAAGGAGATTTTTACCATGAGCAAGTATAGTATAAATagtaaatactttaatataaaatacataagcacattatatatacatatattattttatttgtttcctAATGAGCGACACGTTTAGTTATATATCTGAGGTATTAGTTCAGTAggattgtaattttaaaatatcaaattcaaatcatttTAGAATTGTAAATTATCATTAGTGTTAGATTAATACAAATTTCtccttttccttttttaaaaaatattttatataaatgaaaaaagtattaattttatcaagCTTTATTTTCACtattatataattgatttaaaaaatatgtattccatcaaaaaaaaaatattaactttaaaattacatttatatattaaaaaataaggggtttattaaatattaaatagagaacaaataaataaaaataataattactattatattataattgtatCACATATTGAAAAACGGAGAGAGTACTTCCTCATGTGGAGAAATCTTCACATTTTAACtctatttttttcatcttttttagtCTCTCATTAAATCAAGAGGTAAAAATACACTGCACTATCATGTCTCTAGAAGGAACCCCCTCCCCCTAATACACTCTTACCACATCACCATTTGaaatcatttattttgtatCCATGTTTAGCTATGCAACAGCAAAGAGACAATATTATTTTGGCAAACACAAAGAGACAAATACAAATTCTCCACAATTTCTTGAAAATTGGCTATTGTACCCCTCCCATTTAAACTTATACCCCCCCAACataaaatttttgttgtaaaatacccaaaataaccctaaaaaaacagtaaaagtcaaaataagaaaaaattcaaacactttacccccacattgaaaaatccggaaaagtaagttttcggaaaaattagtttttaccggaaatttcaagaggattgaaatttccggtagttcaaaatacataccggaaatttcaaaaacgaaatttccgggaGGCAAAcctgaaatttgaaaaatccggtagttgtaaattcccggaaatttcgtttttgaaatttccggtatgtattttgaactaccggaaatttcaatcctcttgaaatttccggtaaaaactaatttttccgaaaacttacttttccggatttttcagtgtgggggtaaagtgtttgaattttttcgCGAGTTCGGCctcctacacaatcaaataggagagctgctgttgaaaaaaggagaaagagaaaTGAGGAAAGGCAGGCGCCTCAGGACGAGCAGCCCCAGGATGAGCAGGCACAGCAAAATCTTATGTTTGATGCAGAACATGATGAGCAGCCCCATGATGAGCAGCCCCAGCACAATCATGtgttttatgatgaatatgaccagcagcagcaacattttgatgatgaacatggtcAGCAACACCAGCCTGATGAACCCATGTTTCCTGGAGGTCCTTATGATCTTTCTGTCCTTACAGATTATGAGCATCATATTGCAATTAATGTGTGGAATGGAcaggttagtaaataatttattttattacatattataatatatttgtagtataggttattttattacacattataatttatttgtagtataagattataatatatttttaattgtgttatttttaattaaacaggaaagacgtgccttgaaagttgtttccaatggcaaaaagcaagacaaatttattgatattagatatcatttacctgctcaaatagatcattggattaatatatctGGATTACGTCCTCTGAGAAGATGTAGTTTGCATATGATTGATGGTAACATGATATCTGCTTTTGCTGAGAGATGGCACGCAGAGACTAGTTCATTTCACCAGCCATTcggtgaaatgactattactcttgacgaCGTCAGGGGTCTTTTGAGCATCCCGTGTACTGGAGAGTTTTTCACACCTCCCGCAAATGTCAATGAAGATTTGGCAATTGCTGCTGCTGTTGAGTTGTTGGGGGTTACATATGATGAAGCTGTCACTGAGACTAGGACCAATAGAGGGGCTTCGTATAGTTTTGAGTGGTTGAAAGAGGTATTTTATAAGAAACTTCATGAACGAAGATATGACTGTGCAGCTAGGGCATATCTACTTCATTTGGTAGGATGTACCATTCTTGCggataaaagttttacacttgTATCTGCAAAATATCTCTTTCTGTTTCAAGATCTGGATAGTTGTGGTAAATGGGCATGGGGACCGGCTGCACTTGTTGTGCTATATGACTATCTTAGAGACAGTACATTGCCTGCAACCAAACAGATTGGAggatatttgtctttatttcaggcactattatatttattatatttattatacttatcattattttttaaattatttcatcaccttaataattttactatatttcaattatttacagaCTTGGATTTATGAACATTTCCCTGATATTTGTAAACGGGATATGGATGAGCATATTTCCTCGATGCCACAGATGTTTCGTTGGACGACAAAACAAACATCTNNNNNNNNNNNNNNNNNNNNNNNNNNNNNNNNNNNNNNNNNNNNNNNNNNNNNNNNNNNNNNNNNNNNNNNNNNNNNNNNNNNNNNNNNN
The genomic region above belongs to Cicer arietinum cultivar CDC Frontier isolate Library 1 chromosome 4, Cicar.CDCFrontier_v2.0, whole genome shotgun sequence and contains:
- the LOC101503613 gene encoding 3-ketoacyl-CoA synthase 5-like codes for the protein MVPIFNQNHVSIFHATTPKHFTLLSNLLLSKLSHFLSLFTITIATSFEALLLLQNKQLMFHFLLLCFLLLCFLVKHFLSKRSHVYIVDFSCFKPPNYCRVPFSTFLENASLFQCFDRESISFMEKILDSSGQSQQTCLPPSLHYIPPKTQNSESIKEVQMVLFPIMNDLFAKTKISPFEIDMLILNCSGFCSSPSLTSIVVNKYPFRSDIKSYNLSGMGCSASAISIDLAHNLLKVHKNSNVIVLSTEILSTGWYSGNEKPKLLINCLFRMGSAAILLSNKKEASESSKYRLIRTLRTQRAFDDKAYFSAIREEDSDGKLGVTLKRDLLHVAAETLGSNVSILGGEMLPIYEKFWYGVSVIRKRFMKFEEIYVPDFKSVIEHFCLPCSGKGVIREVGKGLKLGEREIECALMTLHRFGNQSSSSLWYELAYLEAKERVKKGDNIWLLGMGSGPKCCSVVLKCIRPIIGDSHMGPWADCVHQYPILTLN